One genomic segment of Parus major isolate Abel chromosome 23, Parus_major1.1, whole genome shotgun sequence includes these proteins:
- the ZBTB8OS gene encoding protein archease isoform X1, giving the protein MAAEDRDYNLTEEQKAVKAKYPPLCKKYEYLDHTADVQLHAWGDTLEEAFEQCAMAMFGYMTDTSTVEPVGTVEVEAEGHDLLSLLFHFLDEWLYKFSADEFFIPREVKVLHIDRMQFKIRSIGWGEEFSLDKHPQGTEVKAITYSAMQICEDEKPEVFVIIDI; this is encoded by the exons ATGGCAGCCGAGGACAGGGATTACAACCTGACTGAGGAGCAGAAAGCTGTGAAAGCCAAGTACCCCCCTCTCTGCAAAAAATATGAAT ATTTGGATCACACAGCAGACGTGCA GCTCCATGCCTGGGGAGACACGTTGGAAGAAGCCTTTGAGCAGTGTGCCATGGCCATGTTTGGCTACATGACAGACACAAGCACCGTGGAACCCGTGGGTACAGTGGAGGTAGAGGCAGAAG GGCATGACCTGTTGTCTCTTCTCTTTCACTTCCTGGATGAGTGGCTGTATAAATTCAGTGCTGATGAGTTTTTTATACCCAGG GAAGTGAAAGTGCTTCACATTGACCGAATGCAGTTCAAAATAAGATCAATTGG GTGGGGAGAAGAGTTCTCTTTAGACAAACACCCACAG GGCACAGAAGTCAAAGCCATAACTTACTCAGCAATGCAGATCTGTGAAGATGAAAAGCCAGAAGTCTTTGTCATTATTGATATTTAA
- the ZBTB8OS gene encoding protein archease isoform X2: protein MLHAWGDTLEEAFEQCAMAMFGYMTDTSTVEPVGTVEVEAEGHDLLSLLFHFLDEWLYKFSADEFFIPREVKVLHIDRMQFKIRSIGWGEEFSLDKHPQGTEVKAITYSAMQICEDEKPEVFVIIDI, encoded by the exons AT GCTCCATGCCTGGGGAGACACGTTGGAAGAAGCCTTTGAGCAGTGTGCCATGGCCATGTTTGGCTACATGACAGACACAAGCACCGTGGAACCCGTGGGTACAGTGGAGGTAGAGGCAGAAG GGCATGACCTGTTGTCTCTTCTCTTTCACTTCCTGGATGAGTGGCTGTATAAATTCAGTGCTGATGAGTTTTTTATACCCAGG GAAGTGAAAGTGCTTCACATTGACCGAATGCAGTTCAAAATAAGATCAATTGG GTGGGGAGAAGAGTTCTCTTTAGACAAACACCCACAG GGCACAGAAGTCAAAGCCATAACTTACTCAGCAATGCAGATCTGTGAAGATGAAAAGCCAGAAGTCTTTGTCATTATTGATATTTAA
- the ZBTB8OS gene encoding protein archease isoform X3 yields the protein MAMFGYMTDTSTVEPVGTVEVEAEGHDLLSLLFHFLDEWLYKFSADEFFIPREVKVLHIDRMQFKIRSIGWGEEFSLDKHPQGTEVKAITYSAMQICEDEKPEVFVIIDI from the exons ATGGCCATGTTTGGCTACATGACAGACACAAGCACCGTGGAACCCGTGGGTACAGTGGAGGTAGAGGCAGAAG GGCATGACCTGTTGTCTCTTCTCTTTCACTTCCTGGATGAGTGGCTGTATAAATTCAGTGCTGATGAGTTTTTTATACCCAGG GAAGTGAAAGTGCTTCACATTGACCGAATGCAGTTCAAAATAAGATCAATTGG GTGGGGAGAAGAGTTCTCTTTAGACAAACACCCACAG GGCACAGAAGTCAAAGCCATAACTTACTCAGCAATGCAGATCTGTGAAGATGAAAAGCCAGAAGTCTTTGTCATTATTGATATTTAA
- the ZBTB8A gene encoding zinc finger and BTB domain-containing protein 8A isoform X1 translates to MEISSHQFHLLQQLNEQRRQDLFCDCNILVEGKVFKAHRNVLFASSGYFKMLLSQSSKETSQPTIATFEVFSPETFMVILDFVYSGILSLTGQNVIEVMSAASYLQMTDILNVCKTFIKSSLDINEKEKDHYLSLSAKSASTEPTPARPALYRSRRKAKSNPRRSYSIPDEKPNGNENSWSSYSSYLSSQVILQRADTQLSKRGRKAGSARKRRKHLGLSQSRELGGGKSDRAERAAASDSTHISRGGEEAEFEAEFDAENNVDQDDFGYHPRAEAIRKRWSVTQLEQELSRTPEFMELKAEELYTSMPTILGVMSSWNEGDLPRMRFKCPFCTHTVKRRADLKRHLRCHTGERPYPCEACGKRFTRLEHLRNHFQTIHQAGKLICRKCKRHVTELTGCVVQQGTRRYRLCHKCLAEANFDSIPKDFNPSEHSPVSSTGNKRPKWALEEEQKSDEETVEEEPCNLVVRHNNDDIPDEVKEKVKPNLR, encoded by the exons ATGGAGATTTCTTCTCACCAGTTTCACCTCTTGCAGCAACTAAATGAGCAGCGCAGGCAGGACTTGTTCTGTGACTGCAACATCCTGGTGGAGGGCAAG GTCTTCAAAGCCCATCGCAATGTGCTGTTCGCCAGCAGTGGCTACTTCAAAATGCTCCTTTCGCAGAGCTCGAAGGAGACGAGTCAGCCGACAATAGCCACGTTTGAGGTTTTCTCTCCAGAGACGTTCATGGTTATCCTGGACTTTGTGTATTCAGGGATATTGTCTTTAACGGGTCAGAATGTCATCGAAGTCATGTCAGCCGCCAGCTATCTGCAGATGACAGATATCCTCAATGTCTGCAAGACCTTCATTAAGTCCTCACTGGAtattaatgaaaaggaaaaggatcaTTACCTCAGCCTCTCAGCCAAAAGTGCGAGCACTGAACCTACCCCTGCCCGCCCGGCTCTTTATCGCTCCAGAAGGAAAGCCAAGAGCAATCCCCGGCGTTCCTACTCCATCCCGGACGAAAAACCCAACGGGAATGAGAACTCCTGGAGCAGTTACAGCAGCTACCTGTCCTCACAGGTGATCCTGCAGCGGGCAGACACCCAGCTGTCCAAAAGAGGCAGGAAAGCGGGCTCCGCGAGGAAGCGCCGCAAGCACCTGGGGCTGTCCCAGAGCcgggagctgggagggggcaAATCGGACAGGGCAGAGCGAGCCGCGGCCTCGGATTCCACTCACATCTCCCGAGGGGGAGAGGAGGCCGAGTTTGAGGCCGAGTTTGATGCTGAGAACAACGTGGATCAGGATGATTTTGGATatcatcccagagcagaggcCATACGCAAGAGGTGGTCAGTTACTCAGCTAGAACAAGAACTTTCCAGAACTCCTGAGTTCATGGAGTTAAAGGCAGAAGAGCTGTACACCTCAATGCCCACAATTTTAGGGGTAATGAGTAGCTGGAATGAAG gtgACCTGCCCCGGATGCGTTTCAAGTGCCCGTTCTGCACCCACACCGTGAAGCGCCGGGCGGACCTGAAGCGTCACCTGCGGTGTCACACCGGGGAGAGGCCCTACCCCTGCGAGGCCTGTGGGAAGAGGTTCACCCGCCTGGAGCACCTGCGCAACCACTTCCAAACG ATACACCAGGCTGGCAAACTGATCTGCAGGAAGTGCAAGCGCCACGTCACGGAGCTGACAGGCTGCGTGGTGCAGCAAGGGACACGGCGCTACAGACTGTGCCACAAGTGCTTGGCAGAAGCCAATTTCGACAGCATTCCCAAGGATTTCAATCCATCTGAACATTCTCCTGTCTCCTCCACGGGAAACAAACGCCCCAAATGGGCTttggaggaggagcagaaatCAGATGAAGAGACAGTGGAGGAGGAGCCATGTAATTTGGTTGTCAGACACAATAATGATGATATTCCAGATGAGGTAAAGGAAAAGGTGAAGCCAAATCTTAGGTAG
- the ZBTB8A gene encoding zinc finger and BTB domain-containing protein 8A isoform X2: MEISSHQFHLLQQLNEQRRQDLFCDCNILVEGKVFKAHRNVLFASSGYFKMLLSQSSKETSQSTTATFQAFSPDTFTVILDFVYSGKLSLTGQNVIEVMSAASYLQMTDVISVCKTFIKSSLDISEKEKDRYFSLSDKDVSSNGVDRSCVYSGGWRAESSPPHSHSSPDPGTCMMGGNAWSNFNYYPTSQRNAQQQLSKHEQRQDSIKKSRHLGLQQPSDIPHYKSSKLEDRAAEPAGHAAPAEEQVHIDPEVEAPHVGYQFSQGAEVMPRGLAVSQQEHESPRSSSKSKSSKAEEQYGSMPSILGVMGSWAEDDLARMRFKCPFCSHVVKRKADLKRHLRCHTGERPYPCEACGKRFSRLDHLSSHFRTIHQACKPICRKCKRHVTELTGQVVQEGTRRYRLCNECLAEAGIDSIRIDLEAEAPLEFPQDGDKDSRWHYGEDNRSDVEIVEDGSTDLVIQQVDDSEDEAEEKEVKPNIR, from the exons ATGGAGATTTCTTCTCACCAGTTTCACCTCTTGCAGCAACTAAATGAGCAGCGCAGGCAGGACTTGTTCTGTGACTGCAACATCCTGGTGGAGGGCAAGGTCTTCAAAGCCCATCGCAATGTGCTGTTCGCCAGCAGTGGCTACTTCAAAATGCTCCTTTCGCAGAGCTCGAAGGAGACCAGTCAGTCCACAACAGCCACTTTCCAGGCCTTTTCTCCTGACACCTTTACAGTTATCCTAGATTTTGTGTATTCAGGAAAACTGTCCCTCACTGGTCAGAATGTCATTGAAGTCATGTCAGCCGCCAGCTATCTGCAGATGACCGATGTGATCAGCGTGTGTAAAACCTTCATAAAGTCATCGCTGGACATCAGTGAGAAGGAGAAGGATCGCTACTTCAGCCTGTCAGACAAAGATGTGAGTTCCAACGGCGTGGACCGATCCTGTGTGTACAGTGGAGGGTggagggcagagagcagccccCCACATTCCCACTCGAGCCCAGACCCTGGGACTTGTATGATGGGCGGGAATGCTTGGAGCAATTTCAACTATTACCCCACCTCTCAAAGAaatgcccagcagcagctgtccaAACACGAGCAGCGGCAGGATTCCATCAAGAAATCCCGgcacctggggctgcagcaaCCTTCTGACATCCCACACTATAAATCAAGCAAGCTGGAGGACAGGGCTGCCGAGCCTGCCGGCCACGCTGCACCGGCTGAGGAGCAAGTTCACATTGACCCGGAGGTTGAAGCTCCTCACGTGGGCTACCAGTTCAGCCAAGGGGCTGAAGTGATGCCCAGGGGCTTGGCTGTGTCGCAGCAGGAGCACGAGTCACCCCGCTCCTCCAGTAAATCCAAGTCCTCCAAAGCTGAGGAGCAGTACGGGAGCATGCCCTCCATCCTGGGAGTCATGGGGAGCTGGGCTGAAG ATGACCTAGCCAGGATGAGGTTCAAGTGTCCATTCTGTAGCCACGTGGTGAAGAGAAAAGCTGACCTCAAGCGTCACCTTCGCTGTCACACGGGGGAGCGGCCGTACCCCTGCGAGGCGTGTGGGAAGAGATTCAGCAGGCTGGATCACCTCAGCAGCCATTTTCGAACT ATCCACCAAGCGTGCAAACCCATCTGCAGGAAGTGCAAGCGCCACGTGACCGAGCTGACGGGACAAGTGGTCCAGGAGGGGACCCGGCGTTACAGACTGTGCAACGAGTGCCTGGCTGAGGCTGGCATTGACAGTATCCGCATTGACTTGGAGGCTGAGGCGCCTCTGGAATTCCCACAGGATGGGGACAAGGATTCCAGGTGGCACTACGGGGAGGACAACAGGTCTGACGTGGAGATCGTGGAGGATGGCTCAACCGACTTGGTCATCCAGCAAGTCGATGACAGTGAGGAtgaagcagaggagaaggaagtgAAACCAAATATTAGGTAG